The genomic DNA CAGCTTTTTGGAATTGTTCTTGAGTAGGCTCAGCGCGGTGCGACGCAGTATGCTCAGGTTCGCGTCGGCGTGGCCGCGGCGGACGCGCGATTGGTCTTCGCCAAACGTGACATCGAGTTGCCAATGCAACCGGTTCTCGATTCCCCAATGACCACGCACCGCAC from Pirellulales bacterium includes the following:
- a CDS encoding ISAs1 family transposase, translating into AVRGHWGIENRLHWQLDVTFGEDQSRVRRGHADANLSILRRTALSLLKNNSKKLGVKNKRLSAGWNENYMLEVLLGP